Proteins from one Hemicordylus capensis ecotype Gifberg chromosome 7, rHemCap1.1.pri, whole genome shotgun sequence genomic window:
- the LOC128332710 gene encoding uncharacterized protein LOC128332710: MSEEDYATSSPRVQKPKKWLIKKMMKNTYTVEDSSSAECSSTDEDDTMHDISSIEDEVWDSPLTPSSARNIDEEERRGQLAPDWFSSIHLGEGRATKKIGDVIRSVEYASEVEERFPELLVGLVNKILTGLQNTTEGVGNRDSQDLPPEETAQIVRTLLERVAQVTPEKTCWESLRSPQSCLQGVALLVRALLQTRSSTVARLKSYLASLFSLDKDPEEHSLAEVAFFVELLLKDQDFAALEKTWTLLVAWLVHPSQKIRYLSERGLLQIYGTLKAAKKPQDFSAGILGGLRTSSLEATLGVLAFMERLRHCPSEHQATVNAVLAALCRPLFHHEEAKIRRAAMRTHLDLLQHRHHHHKGTEENITTLIAVLMHVEDEDLEVAQAVKDNLSLLAEALLWHLEGKLLARDSYSLQELLHKIAKRLIRQLGTEDAVEMEATKILGFFRSEQPSVRRTAALLIGHLVHKKGSILTEGNIETFHAALESLLGDHDPEVGRVACKTEKIVKKAFSLHSRHGLRAAVRRLWAGCKKKRHPPEYGDLST; this comes from the exons atgtcggaagaggactatgccaccagttcccccag agtccagaagccaaagaagtggctcatcaagaagatgatgaagaacacctacacggtggaagactcgtcctccgcagag tgctcctctacggacgaggacgacacgatgcatgacatcagcagcatcgaggacgaggtgtgggactctccgctgacccccagttcggccag gaacatcgacgaagaggaaagaagaggacagctggccccagattggttctcctcgatccatctgggagag gggagagcaacaaagaagattggggacgtcatccggagcgtggagtatgccagtgaggtggaggagaggttccccgaactcctggtgggcctggtgaacaagatcctcaccggcctgcagaacaccaccgagggagtcgggaaccgagacagccaagacctgcctcctga ggagaccgcgcagattgtccgaaccctgctggagagggtggcacaggtgaccccagagaagacctgctgggaatccctgcgctctccgcagagctgcctccagggtgtggccctcttggtgag ggctctcctccagacacggtcctccacagtggccaggctgaagtcatacctggcttccctcttcagcctggacaaagatccagaagagcattccctcgcagaggtggccttctttgtggag ctgctcctgaaagaccaagactttgctgccttagagaagacctggacgctcctggtagcgtggctagtccaccccagccagaagatccgctacctgagcgaaaggggacttctccaaatttatggcaccctgaaggcg gcgaagaaaccccaggattttagtgctgggatcctgggagggctcaggacctccagtctggaagccactttgggggtcctggccttcatggagcggctgaggcactgtccatcagaacaccaggccacggtgaatgctgtcctggctgccctgtgccgccctctcttccaccac gaggaggctaagatccgaagggcagccatgaggacccacctggatctcctgcagcaccgccaccaccaccacaagggtacagaggagaacatcacgaccctcatcgcggtgctgatgcatgtggaggatgaagacctggaggtagcacag gctgtgaaggacaatctgagcctcctggcggaagccctcctatggcacctggagggcaagctgctggcgcgggactcttatagcctgcaggagctgctccacaagatcgccaagcgtctg attcggcagctcggcacagaggacgccgtggagatggaggccaccaagatcctgggcttcttccgcagcgagcagccttcagtgaggagaacggctgccctgctgatcg gtcacctggtccacaaaaagggcagcatcctcactgaagggaacatagagaccttccatgctg cgctggagagcttgcttggcgaccatgaccccgaggtcgggagagttgcctgcaagacagagaagatcgtgaagaaggccttttccctccactcccggcacgggctgcgggctgccgttcggcgcttgtgggcgggctgtaagaagaagagacacccgccagagtacggtgatctctccacctga